From the genome of Yersinia enterocolitica, one region includes:
- a CDS encoding polyketide cyclase, whose translation MAEYRFSTIWQVKAPLQAVWDILCHPDMWPYWWKSLEQIIEIEKGDLQGIGALHRYTWKGVLPYRITFDIHVVTIMPLHLLEGQASGEVEGIGQWSLFYNGSDTIVRYDWHIRTNTRWMNCLAPIAAPLFRWNHDSVMREGAKGLARKLGTQVEMR comes from the coding sequence ATGGCTGAGTATCGGTTTTCCACCATTTGGCAGGTCAAGGCACCGCTTCAGGCAGTATGGGATATTTTATGCCACCCGGATATGTGGCCGTATTGGTGGAAAAGCCTGGAGCAAATCATTGAGATAGAAAAAGGCGATCTACAGGGTATCGGCGCATTACATCGTTATACCTGGAAAGGTGTACTTCCTTATCGGATAACCTTTGATATTCATGTAGTAACCATTATGCCTTTACATTTGTTAGAGGGGCAGGCGAGTGGTGAAGTTGAAGGGATTGGGCAGTGGTCATTATTTTACAATGGCAGCGACACCATTGTTCGTTACGATTGGCATATTCGAACCAATACGCGCTGGATGAACTGTCTGGCACCAATAGCTGCCCCATTATTTCGCTGGAATCATGATAGCGTTATGCGAGAAGGTGCCAAAGGGTTAGCGCGTAAATTAGGCACACAGGTGGAGATGAGGTGA
- a CDS encoding DUF1571 domain-containing protein — protein sequence MAGDASPMFMPISSLLTSDPIRVAQHHFEQIESYQVIIHSLSAQGEATVIRYSYRKPGYVRMDFTEPHNGAALVYSPDSGKVRLWPFGVNTLPVLSLLPTNTLIRDKNGHRVDQSDIGRLLDNIQRLQQGGKTAILGEEVFAQQLVLHLSITGPAGFTVDKVHRCDIWLDNRSHLPVKVISYGVDERQLETVIMEAMIINLHFPERFFTP from the coding sequence ATGGCGGGTGATGCCAGCCCGATGTTCATGCCAATATCGAGTCTCCTTACCTCTGACCCGATTCGGGTCGCTCAACACCATTTTGAGCAGATTGAATCCTATCAGGTCATAATTCATTCTCTGTCAGCACAAGGCGAGGCTACGGTGATTCGTTATAGCTATCGTAAGCCGGGATATGTGCGTATGGATTTTACTGAACCCCACAATGGCGCCGCGCTGGTCTATAGCCCTGACAGTGGCAAAGTTCGATTATGGCCCTTCGGTGTAAACACGCTACCTGTGCTGAGCCTTTTGCCCACCAATACCTTAATACGCGATAAAAATGGCCACCGGGTGGATCAATCAGACATTGGAAGGTTGTTAGACAACATCCAGCGCCTGCAACAAGGTGGCAAGACCGCAATTCTTGGTGAGGAGGTTTTCGCGCAACAACTGGTATTGCACCTCTCAATAACTGGCCCGGCCGGTTTCACTGTGGATAAGGTGCATCGCTGTGACATCTGGCTAGATAATCGATCCCATTTGCCTGTCAAAGTGATCAGTTATGGGGTGGATGAAAGGCAACTGGAAACGGTCATTATGGAGGCAATGATTATCAATTTGCATTTTCCTGAGCGTTTTTTCACCCCTTGA
- a CDS encoding DgsA anti-repressor MtfA (Mlc anti-repressor; regulates ptsG by binding and inactivating Mlc), translated as MIKWLWKANQPQAEMLAQWQEALNIPLLAPLNEQEQQRLVSVASNLLQQKRLVPLQGLELTPLMQARLCLLFALPVMELGAKWLDGFHEVLIYPSPFVVDDDWQDDLGLVHSGQTVQSGQSWEQGPIVLNWQDIQDSFDLSGFNLVIHEAAHKLDMRNGGNSNGVPPIAMRDVAAWEYDLHQAMDSIQDEIDMVGVEAASMDAYAASDPAECFAVLSEYFFSAPELLESRFPVVYQHFCAFYRQDPLARLKRWENGLADNQNTDNMQPLS; from the coding sequence ATGATTAAGTGGCTGTGGAAAGCAAATCAACCGCAAGCGGAGATGCTTGCGCAGTGGCAGGAAGCACTGAACATCCCACTGTTGGCTCCGCTGAATGAGCAGGAGCAGCAGCGGCTGGTTTCTGTTGCCAGTAATTTGCTGCAACAAAAGCGGCTGGTGCCATTGCAGGGGTTAGAACTAACACCGCTGATGCAAGCCCGCCTTTGTCTGCTATTCGCACTGCCAGTGATGGAACTCGGCGCCAAATGGTTAGATGGCTTTCATGAAGTCCTTATTTATCCTTCACCTTTTGTGGTTGACGACGACTGGCAAGATGATCTCGGCTTGGTGCACTCTGGTCAAACGGTACAATCGGGTCAAAGTTGGGAACAAGGGCCGATTGTCTTGAACTGGCAAGATATTCAAGATTCCTTTGATTTATCAGGCTTTAATCTGGTTATTCATGAGGCCGCACACAAGCTGGATATGCGTAATGGTGGCAATTCTAACGGGGTGCCTCCTATTGCTATGCGTGATGTAGCTGCATGGGAATATGACCTGCATCAGGCGATGGACAGTATTCAAGATGAGATAGATATGGTAGGTGTCGAGGCTGCCAGTATGGATGCGTATGCCGCCAGTGATCCGGCGGAATGTTTTGCGGTATTATCAGAGTATTTCTTCAGTGCGCCTGAACTATTAGAAAGTCGTTTTCCTGTTGTTTATCAGCATTTCTGCGCATTCTATCGTCAGGACCCACTCGCCAGATTAAAACGTTGGGAAAATGGGTTAGCGGATAATCAAAATACCGATAATATGCAGCCACTAAGTTAA
- a CDS encoding PTS sugar transporter subunit IIA: MIDNITVDNLHLGCHAKNKAEVLAMIGKEFKLKGYINQECISFLNEREQQVSTFLGNGITLPHLPKSATNTIVKTGVEIFQFPDGVIWDRSNVMFIAIGVIAKEKEHIDVLKDVASIFSDEIIANALSLISNKQDFLRILNRK, translated from the coding sequence ATGATAGATAATATTACCGTTGATAACCTACACTTAGGATGTCATGCAAAAAATAAAGCTGAAGTTTTAGCAATGATAGGAAAAGAGTTTAAATTAAAAGGTTATATTAACCAAGAATGTATCTCTTTTCTTAATGAAAGAGAACAACAAGTCTCTACATTCTTGGGGAATGGTATTACCTTACCTCATCTGCCTAAATCAGCCACAAATACCATTGTTAAAACCGGTGTTGAAATTTTTCAATTCCCTGATGGTGTCATCTGGGATAGAAGTAATGTTATGTTTATTGCCATTGGGGTTATTGCTAAAGAAAAGGAGCATATTGATGTGTTAAAAGATGTAGCCTCGATTTTTAGTGATGAAATTATTGCCAATGCGCTCTCATTAATCTCAAATAAACAGGATTTTCTCCGTATCCTTAATCGTAAATAG
- a CDS encoding sugar porter family MFS transporter yields MSLMMNLNAQQRKRLHQITLVATFGGLLFGYDTGVINGAFSSLKENMALTPTTVGLVMSVLLVGAAIGSVFGGKLADFFGRRKYLLYLSFVFFFGALLCALSPNITTLLIARFLLGYAVGGASVTAPTFISEVAPTEMRGKLTGLNEVAIVIGQLAAFAVNAVIGIAWGHLPEVWRYMLLVQTIPAICLLVGMWRSPESPRWLISKNRREEALVILKQIRPEPRAIKEFNDIVTLIDIEKEKKLYAKNDLAIIFQTPWILKLILVGIAWAALQQTTGVNVIMYYGTEILKTAGFSERMSLICNVLNGVFSVGGMVIGVMFLVDRFKRKTLIVYGFALMATLHLIIAGADYYLVGEIKATVIWLLGALFVGVMQGTMGFLTWVVLAELFPLKIRGLSMGISVFFMWIMNAIVSYLFPVLQAKLGLGPVFLIFALINYLAIIFVITALPETSNKSLEQLEEELSAGN; encoded by the coding sequence ATGTCGTTAATGATGAATCTCAATGCACAACAGAGAAAACGATTACATCAAATAACATTAGTCGCTACATTTGGTGGCTTGCTCTTTGGTTATGATACCGGTGTTATTAATGGTGCATTTTCTTCATTGAAAGAAAATATGGCCCTGACGCCGACGACAGTGGGCCTGGTAATGAGTGTACTATTGGTCGGTGCCGCCATTGGTAGTGTTTTTGGCGGAAAATTGGCTGACTTTTTTGGTCGAAGAAAATACCTGCTCTATCTCTCCTTCGTTTTTTTCTTTGGTGCGTTATTGTGTGCATTATCACCTAATATCACCACTCTTTTAATTGCCAGATTTTTGCTTGGTTACGCGGTAGGCGGGGCATCGGTTACTGCACCTACATTTATATCCGAGGTTGCACCGACAGAAATGCGGGGCAAACTTACCGGGTTGAATGAAGTTGCCATTGTTATTGGACAATTAGCAGCATTTGCAGTAAATGCGGTAATTGGTATTGCCTGGGGCCATCTACCTGAGGTCTGGCGTTATATGCTATTGGTTCAAACTATCCCTGCTATTTGCTTGTTAGTGGGAATGTGGCGTTCGCCAGAAAGCCCCCGTTGGTTGATCAGTAAAAATAGGCGGGAAGAGGCATTAGTAATTTTAAAACAAATTCGCCCTGAGCCACGGGCTATTAAAGAATTTAATGATATCGTAACGTTGATTGATATCGAAAAAGAAAAGAAATTGTATGCTAAAAATGATTTGGCTATTATTTTTCAAACACCGTGGATCTTAAAATTAATTTTGGTAGGTATTGCCTGGGCAGCTTTACAGCAAACTACCGGTGTTAACGTCATTATGTATTATGGTACGGAAATATTAAAAACTGCCGGATTCTCGGAAAGAATGTCGCTAATCTGTAACGTGTTAAATGGCGTTTTTTCTGTCGGGGGGATGGTTATTGGGGTTATGTTCCTGGTTGATCGTTTTAAACGGAAAACACTGATTGTGTATGGTTTTGCCCTGATGGCAACGCTGCACTTGATTATTGCTGGTGCGGATTATTATCTGGTTGGTGAAATAAAGGCAACTGTTATTTGGTTGCTGGGTGCACTGTTTGTCGGGGTCATGCAGGGTACGATGGGCTTTCTGACTTGGGTCGTATTAGCAGAACTGTTCCCATTAAAGATTCGTGGCCTATCTATGGGGATCTCAGTATTTTTCATGTGGATCATGAATGCCATTGTGAGTTACTTGTTCCCCGTGCTTCAGGCGAAACTTGGCTTAGGTCCGGTCTTCTTGATTTTTGCTCTTATCAACTATCTGGCGATTATCTTTGTGATTACCGCCTTACCAGAAACATCCAATAAATCATTAGAACAACTTGAAGAAGAACTGTCTGCCGGTAATTAA
- the lpxO gene encoding lipid A hydroxylase LpxO: MKYIVLFAFILCVVYVHFRGKVRYKFWRQLSDHSTFVSPINVFMYLFSRVPTTPYLKQDLFPELTVLRENWQQIRDEGKALMEIQQIKASDKYNDAGFNSFFKTGWKRFYLKWYEDSHPSAMTLCPYTTSLLRGLPSVKAAMFAELPHGSRLPRHRDPYAGSLRYHLGLITPNDDRCFIDVDGTTYSWRDGQGILFDETYIHYAENQSGQNRLILFCDIERPMRYRWAQWINHWLGRNLMSAATAPNEEGDRTGGVNRMFKYIYAVRKVGKRLKAWNRRIYYLIKWILFGGIAVLIFYAL; the protein is encoded by the coding sequence ATGAAATATATAGTGCTATTCGCTTTTATCTTATGTGTAGTCTATGTGCATTTTCGTGGCAAAGTTCGCTACAAGTTCTGGCGTCAGCTCTCAGATCATTCGACATTTGTTTCACCAATCAATGTGTTTATGTATCTGTTTTCACGGGTACCCACCACGCCCTATTTAAAGCAGGATCTCTTCCCTGAATTGACCGTGCTGCGTGAAAACTGGCAGCAAATCAGGGATGAAGGTAAGGCGCTGATGGAAATCCAGCAAATCAAAGCATCGGATAAATATAATGATGCGGGTTTTAATTCGTTTTTTAAAACTGGCTGGAAACGTTTTTATCTGAAATGGTATGAAGATAGCCATCCCTCGGCGATGACACTTTGCCCCTATACCACCTCGTTATTACGCGGATTACCTTCGGTAAAGGCAGCGATGTTTGCTGAATTACCGCACGGTAGCCGCCTGCCTCGGCATCGTGATCCTTATGCCGGTTCTTTACGTTATCACCTTGGTTTAATCACCCCGAATGATGACCGCTGTTTTATTGATGTTGATGGCACCACTTACAGTTGGCGTGACGGTCAAGGCATTTTATTTGATGAAACTTATATTCATTATGCCGAGAATCAGAGTGGGCAGAATAGGCTGATCCTGTTTTGTGATATTGAGCGGCCAATGCGTTACCGCTGGGCGCAATGGATTAACCACTGGTTGGGGCGCAATTTAATGAGTGCAGCCACAGCCCCCAACGAAGAGGGGGATCGTACCGGTGGTGTCAATCGTATGTTTAAATACATCTATGCAGTGCGCAAGGTGGGGAAACGGTTGAAAGCCTGGAATCGTAGGATCTATTATTTGATTAAATGGATATTATTCGGTGGTATTGCCGTATTGATTTTTTATGCACTGTAA
- a CDS encoding phosphopantetheinyl transferase has product MTSVFIRNFTFAALPASGLNGQPLFHGLLAKCDFDVNEYRDELFAAYGIAFPGSLQKAVAKRRAEYLAGRFVARQVLNMLEVRNYPLANGLDRAPLWPAGLIGSISHNNQRALCTAQIITPATEYSDQSAHVHGVGLDIESLIAVERANDLWPGILSEQEYRDLQEGPLVFNHLLTLAFSAKESLFKAVYPQLGRYFDFLEARFLSYSMASGRFELQLLRDLSSDFPAGRIFTGCFTVNDSDIQTFIAY; this is encoded by the coding sequence GTGACGTCGGTATTTATTCGTAACTTTACCTTTGCCGCACTGCCAGCCAGCGGTTTAAATGGCCAACCATTGTTTCACGGCCTGTTGGCAAAATGTGATTTTGATGTCAATGAATACCGGGATGAGCTGTTTGCTGCTTATGGCATTGCGTTTCCCGGCAGTTTACAAAAAGCAGTGGCAAAACGGCGTGCCGAATACCTGGCGGGCCGTTTTGTCGCCCGACAAGTGCTGAATATGCTTGAAGTACGCAATTATCCGTTAGCGAATGGGCTAGATCGCGCGCCACTATGGCCCGCCGGTTTGATTGGCAGCATCAGTCATAACAACCAACGTGCTCTGTGCACTGCGCAAATTATAACGCCGGCTACAGAGTATTCTGATCAAAGTGCCCATGTCCACGGTGTTGGGCTAGATATTGAAAGCCTGATTGCAGTTGAAAGGGCGAATGATCTATGGCCCGGAATCCTTAGTGAGCAGGAGTACCGCGATCTTCAGGAAGGCCCATTAGTATTCAACCATTTACTGACATTGGCTTTTTCAGCCAAAGAGAGTCTATTTAAAGCGGTGTATCCACAGCTAGGGCGTTATTTTGACTTCCTGGAGGCCCGTTTCCTGAGTTATTCCATGGCATCAGGGCGTTTTGAGTTGCAGCTATTACGCGATCTCAGCAGTGACTTCCCAGCAGGCCGCATTTTTACGGGATGTTTCACTGTTAATGACAGTGATATTCAAACATTTATTGCTTACTAA
- a CDS encoding C4-dicarboxylate ABC transporter, with protein MKFPKPLPTLCLAISAILFSQMASAQQIKAADVHPKDYPNVVAVKNMGDKLKTATDGRLEIKTFPGGVLGDEKQMIEQAQMGAIDIIRVSMTPVASILPEISVFTLPYMFRDEDHLHKVIDGQIGQEIGDKITNNKNSKLVFLGWMDAGTRNLITKEPVVKPEDLKGMKIRVQGSPIALATLKAMGANSLSMGVSEVFSGMQTGVIDGTENNEPTFIAHNYLPVVKNYTLSGHFIIPELFLYSKTKWDKLSAEDQQTILKLAKEAQAEQRVLWQAYVQQSHDKMKAGGVQYHEMDHDYYYKATQPVRDEFGKDHQELIKQIAAVQ; from the coding sequence ATGAAATTCCCAAAGCCTTTGCCCACACTGTGCCTGGCTATTTCTGCCATATTATTTAGTCAAATGGCCTCTGCTCAACAAATTAAAGCTGCCGATGTTCATCCCAAAGATTATCCTAATGTTGTTGCTGTTAAAAATATGGGTGACAAACTAAAGACCGCAACGGATGGTCGCCTGGAAATTAAAACATTCCCAGGTGGCGTCTTAGGTGATGAAAAGCAAATGATAGAACAGGCTCAAATGGGAGCAATTGATATTATTCGTGTTTCTATGACCCCTGTTGCCTCTATTCTGCCGGAGATCAGTGTCTTTACCCTGCCCTATATGTTCCGCGACGAAGACCATTTACATAAAGTTATTGATGGTCAAATCGGCCAAGAAATCGGTGATAAAATCACTAACAATAAGAACTCAAAATTGGTATTTCTCGGCTGGATGGATGCGGGTACCCGTAATCTGATTACCAAAGAACCGGTGGTTAAACCAGAAGATCTCAAAGGTATGAAAATCCGCGTTCAGGGCAGCCCGATTGCACTGGCTACCCTTAAGGCCATGGGTGCCAACTCACTCAGTATGGGTGTAAGCGAGGTATTCAGCGGGATGCAAACCGGGGTGATTGATGGTACCGAAAATAACGAACCGACCTTTATCGCCCACAATTATCTGCCGGTTGTCAAAAACTATACCCTGAGCGGCCATTTTATTATTCCTGAGCTGTTCCTTTATTCCAAAACAAAATGGGATAAATTATCTGCTGAAGATCAACAAACTATTCTGAAATTGGCCAAAGAAGCACAGGCTGAGCAGCGCGTATTATGGCAAGCCTATGTGCAGCAATCCCATGACAAAATGAAAGCCGGTGGCGTGCAATATCATGAAATGGACCATGACTATTATTATAAAGCCACTCAACCCGTTCGTGATGAATTCGGTAAGGATCATCAAGAACTGATCAAGCAGATTGCAGCCGTGCAATAA
- a CDS encoding TRAP transporter small permease produces the protein MARYYLSTMDALYRLSIWVAGIALIIMVVVIPMGIFARYVQNDGLSWPEPVAILCMVTFTFIGAAASYRSGSHIAVSMVTDRLSETGKKVCLLLVDLLMVLISLFILVYSYILCSELWSQPVAEFPLLTAGQSYIPLPIGSAITLMFIIERLFFGPQTHRPVVMIGNS, from the coding sequence ATGGCTCGCTATTATCTATCAACGATGGATGCGTTATATCGCCTGTCAATCTGGGTCGCTGGTATTGCCTTAATCATTATGGTTGTGGTTATCCCTATGGGGATATTTGCCCGTTATGTCCAAAACGATGGCTTATCCTGGCCAGAACCCGTCGCCATATTATGTATGGTGACATTTACTTTTATTGGTGCTGCCGCCAGTTATCGTTCTGGTTCACATATTGCTGTCAGTATGGTCACTGATCGGCTCTCTGAGACCGGTAAAAAAGTATGCCTGTTATTGGTTGATTTGCTGATGGTGCTGATAAGCCTGTTTATTTTGGTCTATAGCTACATTCTGTGTAGCGAGCTTTGGTCACAACCAGTGGCTGAGTTCCCATTACTGACAGCCGGACAAAGCTATATTCCTCTGCCAATCGGCTCCGCGATTACGCTGATGTTTATCATCGAGCGGCTATTTTTTGGCCCGCAGACCCACCGCCCGGTAGTGATGATCGGCAATTCATAA
- a CDS encoding TRAP transporter large permease, with translation MDAFILVFTLAILLAIGVPVAYAVGLSAIAGAFWIDLPLEAVMIQITSGVNKFSLLAIPFFILAGAIMAEGGIARRLVSFAYIFVGFIRGGLSLVNIVASTFFGAISGSSVADTASIGSVMIPEMDKKGYPRDFAAAVTASGSVQAILTPPSHNSVIYSLATGGTVSIAALFIAGILPGLLLSFTLMLMCVGFAYKRGYPKGERVPFRQALKIFVDTLWGLMTVVIIMGGILSGVFTATESAAIACLWSFFVTMFIYRDYKWSELPKLMYRTVKTVTIVMILIGFAASFGAIMTYMQLPERITEFFTSVSDNKYVILMCINIMLLLIGTLMDMAPLILILTPVLMPVTNSLGIDPVHFGMIMLINLGIGLITPPVGSVLFVASAVSKQKIEQVVKAMLPFYGALFLVLMLVTYIPEISLWLPRVFGVYTG, from the coding sequence ATGGACGCATTTATTTTAGTTTTTACGCTGGCAATCTTGCTGGCTATTGGTGTCCCGGTGGCTTATGCCGTCGGTTTAAGTGCCATCGCCGGTGCATTTTGGATTGATTTACCGTTGGAAGCGGTGATGATTCAAATCACCAGTGGCGTCAATAAATTCTCATTACTGGCCATTCCGTTCTTTATTCTGGCGGGGGCCATTATGGCCGAAGGTGGCATCGCACGGCGGCTGGTGAGTTTCGCCTATATTTTCGTTGGTTTCATCCGTGGTGGTTTGTCGCTAGTTAACATTGTGGCTTCAACATTTTTCGGTGCCATTTCAGGATCATCAGTGGCAGATACCGCCTCCATTGGCTCGGTAATGATCCCGGAAATGGATAAAAAAGGCTATCCGCGTGATTTTGCCGCCGCAGTCACCGCCAGTGGTTCAGTGCAGGCGATATTGACCCCACCCAGCCATAATTCGGTGATTTACTCACTGGCAACCGGCGGCACCGTATCCATCGCGGCACTGTTTATTGCCGGGATTTTACCGGGCTTGCTGCTCAGTTTTACCCTGATGCTAATGTGTGTCGGCTTTGCCTATAAGCGAGGTTACCCTAAAGGTGAACGAGTGCCGTTCCGTCAGGCGCTCAAAATCTTTGTCGATACATTATGGGGGTTGATGACGGTGGTCATCATCATGGGAGGAATTCTTTCCGGGGTATTTACCGCCACAGAATCTGCCGCGATTGCCTGTTTGTGGTCATTCTTTGTCACTATGTTTATCTATCGCGACTATAAATGGTCCGAATTGCCTAAACTGATGTATCGCACAGTAAAAACTGTCACTATCGTGATGATTTTAATAGGTTTTGCCGCCAGTTTCGGCGCTATCATGACCTACATGCAGTTGCCAGAACGTATCACTGAATTCTTTACCTCGGTTTCTGATAACAAATACGTGATTCTGATGTGTATCAATATCATGCTGCTGCTGATTGGCACCTTGATGGATATGGCACCGCTGATTTTGATCCTAACACCGGTACTGATGCCAGTGACCAATTCATTAGGTATTGATCCGGTCCATTTCGGTATGATTATGTTGATCAATTTGGGAATTGGTCTGATCACTCCCCCGGTGGGGTCGGTGCTGTTTGTCGCCAGTGCGGTGAGTAAACAGAAGATTGAACAAGTGGTGAAAGCGATGTTGCCGTTCTACGGCGCACTGTTCCTGGTGCTGATGTTGGTCACTTATATTCCTGAAATATCACTGTGGCTGCCAAGGGTATTTGGCGTGTACACCGGCTGA
- a CDS encoding anion permease (involved in the transport of citrate into the cell along with the export of succinate out of the cell) has translation MLKSQEKLWKALAPFVVLAVLLLIPTPEGMPPQAWRYFAIFVAMIVGMILEPIPATAISFIAVTICVLSSDWVLFSAAEVADASFNGGKESLKWGLAGFSSTTVWLVFGAFIFALGYEATGLGRRIALFMVKFMGKRTLTLGYAIVIIDILLAPFTPSNTARTGGTVFPVVKNLPPLFDSFPNDPSSRRIGGYLMWMMVIGTSISSSMFVTGAAPNVLGIEFVNKIAGVHIGWMQWFLAFLPVGLILLIVAPWLSYVLYKPGVTKSDEVAAWAQTALTEMGALTRKEAILIGLVLLSLCLWVFGGKFIDATAVGLLAVSLMLALHVVSWKDITKYSSAWNTLVNLATLVVMANGLTRSGFIDWFANTMSTHLDGFSPNMTVVALVLVFYFSHYLFASLSAHTATMLPVILAVGKGLSGVPMEHLSMLLVLSIGIMGVLTPYATGPGVIIYGCGYVKSKDYWRLGGIMGVFYISMLLLVGWPIMSLWY, from the coding sequence ATGTTGAAGTCGCAAGAGAAATTATGGAAAGCGCTCGCGCCTTTTGTGGTGCTGGCTGTTCTGCTGTTGATTCCCACCCCGGAAGGAATGCCACCTCAAGCCTGGCGCTATTTTGCGATTTTTGTCGCCATGATTGTTGGGATGATTTTAGAACCGATTCCAGCCACCGCGATAAGCTTTATCGCCGTGACGATATGTGTACTGAGTTCAGATTGGGTGCTATTTAGTGCGGCTGAAGTGGCTGATGCCAGCTTTAACGGCGGTAAAGAGTCTTTAAAATGGGGGCTGGCCGGGTTCTCCAGTACCACTGTCTGGCTGGTGTTTGGGGCATTTATCTTTGCGCTGGGTTATGAAGCCACCGGACTTGGCCGCCGTATCGCCCTGTTCATGGTGAAATTCATGGGCAAACGTACCCTGACGTTGGGTTATGCCATTGTTATTATAGATATTCTGTTGGCACCCTTTACACCATCAAATACTGCCCGTACCGGGGGAACAGTGTTCCCGGTAGTAAAAAATCTGCCACCCCTGTTTGATTCATTCCCCAATGATCCGTCGTCACGGCGTATCGGGGGGTACCTAATGTGGATGATGGTGATCGGGACCAGTATCAGCTCCTCCATGTTTGTCACTGGCGCGGCACCTAACGTACTGGGTATCGAGTTTGTCAATAAAATTGCCGGTGTCCATATTGGCTGGATGCAGTGGTTTTTGGCGTTCCTGCCCGTTGGGTTAATTTTACTGATAGTGGCACCCTGGCTCTCTTATGTGTTGTATAAACCCGGCGTGACCAAAAGCGATGAGGTAGCGGCTTGGGCGCAAACAGCACTGACTGAGATGGGGGCGTTAACGCGCAAGGAAGCAATCCTAATTGGTTTGGTGCTGCTGAGCCTGTGCTTATGGGTGTTTGGCGGTAAATTCATTGATGCGACGGCGGTAGGGTTGCTGGCAGTATCCCTGATGTTGGCACTGCATGTGGTGTCGTGGAAAGACATTACTAAATACTCAAGTGCCTGGAACACGCTGGTCAATCTGGCCACACTAGTGGTGATGGCCAATGGCTTAACGCGGTCGGGCTTCATTGATTGGTTCGCCAATACCATGAGTACCCATTTGGATGGTTTCTCGCCGAATATGACGGTGGTCGCGCTAGTATTGGTGTTCTATTTCTCTCATTATCTGTTTGCCAGCTTGTCTGCCCACACGGCAACCATGCTGCCGGTTATTTTGGCGGTCGGTAAAGGTTTAAGTGGTGTGCCGATGGAACATTTATCTATGCTGCTGGTGTTATCCATTGGGATCATGGGTGTCCTGACGCCGTATGCGACTGGCCCTGGTGTGATTATCTATGGCTGTGGTTATGTGAAATCGAAAGATTATTGGCGGCTGGGTGGCATCATGGGGGTGTTCTACATCTCAATGTTGCTGCTGGTGGGCTGGCCAATCATGAGCCTGTGGTATTGA